In Pleurocapsa sp. PCC 7319, the following are encoded in one genomic region:
- a CDS encoding GNAT family N-acetyltransferase, protein MNPLLDRLIYDNFVEATREFGRWGRSNQLIEQDGLMCILGGTTFPIFTNCVVRLDRQIPAREAIDRAKSWFQPHARDFTIYTYGEEDRDLEEQLSSLQLQQLFDTPVMVLDSEVEIPDIPASVEIKVADSEKDILDVRHVNSLGFETLEIPREHTEAIFGVPHRLLSPKIITYIAYLDGQPASTAMTIMTELVAGIYWVSTTPQARGLGLSTICTSLASNAGFQRGARIATLQASPMGESVYQRIGYRSIDRLKCFLVSPS, encoded by the coding sequence TTGAATCCTCTATTAGATCGACTGATATATGACAACTTTGTTGAAGCCACTAGGGAATTTGGACGTTGGGGTCGCTCGAATCAATTAATCGAGCAAGACGGACTGATGTGCATCCTCGGAGGTACGACTTTTCCTATATTTACTAATTGTGTTGTTCGCCTCGATCGCCAGATACCTGCAAGAGAGGCGATCGACAGAGCAAAATCTTGGTTTCAACCTCATGCTAGAGATTTTACTATTTACACTTACGGAGAAGAAGATCGAGATTTAGAAGAGCAATTAAGCTCCTTACAGCTACAGCAATTGTTTGATACCCCTGTTATGGTTTTAGATTCTGAGGTAGAAATACCCGATATTCCCGCTTCTGTTGAAATTAAAGTAGCTGATAGTGAGAAAGATATTTTAGATGTACGTCATGTAAATAGCCTTGGTTTTGAAACCCTTGAAATTCCCAGAGAACATACCGAAGCGATTTTTGGAGTTCCTCACAGACTGCTTTCTCCTAAGATAATTACCTATATCGCCTATCTTGACGGTCAACCAGCTTCTACTGCCATGACTATTATGACCGAATTAGTAGCTGGAATCTACTGGGTAAGTACTACTCCTCAAGCTAGAGGTTTGGGCTTAAGTACTATTTGTACGAGTTTGGCTAGTAACGCAGGGTTTCAACGAGGAGCGCGAATAGCTACCCTTCAAGCATCGCCAATGGGCGAATCAGTTTATCAACGAATTGGATATCGCAGTATCGATCGTCTGAAATGTTTTTTGGTGTCACCTAGTTAA
- a CDS encoding NAD(P)-dependent alcohol dehydrogenase, translating into MKAYQVQTTENKNDLVLTELPKPQPGFGQVLIKVRATALNYRDLIVLQGQYQGQKSPVIPMSDGTGEVVAVGEGVTRVKVGDRVAGTFFQDWISGKITRSVMSSDLGGAIDGMLSEYVVLNQDGVVLIPEHLSYTEAATLPCAAVTAWHALVTKGNLQAGETVLVLGTGGVSGFATKFAKLKGAKVIATSSSDRKLEQMRELGADLTINYKTTPDWEKQVYELTERTGVDHVVEVGGAGTLAKSLQAVCYGGQVHLIGVLTGFGGEISPLPIMLKSVTVNGIYVGSREIFETMNQAISQAQLKPVIDRVFPFAEAKAAYQYLQSGSHFGKVVIEI; encoded by the coding sequence ATGAAAGCTTACCAAGTTCAAACTACAGAGAATAAAAACGATCTAGTATTGACTGAATTACCCAAGCCTCAACCTGGTTTCGGACAAGTGCTGATTAAGGTAAGAGCAACCGCACTCAACTATCGCGATTTAATTGTCTTGCAAGGACAGTATCAGGGACAGAAATCTCCTGTAATTCCCATGTCCGATGGTACTGGAGAAGTAGTGGCGGTAGGGGAAGGGGTAACTCGCGTGAAAGTAGGAGATCGCGTTGCCGGTACTTTCTTTCAAGATTGGATTTCTGGCAAGATTACTCGTTCTGTCATGTCTTCCGATCTCGGTGGCGCTATTGATGGGATGCTATCTGAATACGTAGTACTAAACCAGGATGGTGTAGTTTTAATTCCCGAACATCTAAGCTATACAGAAGCTGCAACTTTGCCCTGTGCTGCTGTTACTGCCTGGCACGCTCTTGTTACTAAAGGTAATCTGCAAGCAGGGGAAACTGTATTGGTGTTAGGTACGGGAGGAGTTTCTGGATTCGCTACCAAGTTTGCCAAATTAAAGGGCGCAAAAGTAATTGCCACCTCCAGTAGCGATCGCAAATTAGAACAAATGCGAGAATTGGGAGCAGATCTGACTATTAATTACAAAACTACTCCTGACTGGGAAAAACAGGTTTACGAGCTAACCGAACGGACAGGGGTTGACCATGTAGTTGAAGTCGGTGGTGCGGGAACACTAGCTAAATCGTTACAAGCTGTTTGCTATGGCGGACAAGTACATTTAATTGGAGTTTTAACTGGCTTTGGTGGTGAAATTAGTCCCCTGCCGATTATGTTGAAAAGCGTGACTGTAAATGGCATTTACGTAGGAAGTAGGGAAATATTTGAGACGATGAATCAGGCAATTTCTCAGGCTCAATTAAAGCCTGTCATTGATCGCGTTTTTCCGTTTGCAGAAGCTAAAGCAGCTTATCAATATCTCCAAAGTGGTTCTCATTTCGGCAAGGTGGTAATTGAAATTTAA
- a CDS encoding Uma2 family endonuclease, with protein MIQVKPRFQSFEEYLVYDDGTDKLYELFNGELIEVPPESGINVQIANRLFLMFALLLGTDRVRGHGLEVEVNGEPRNRYPDLTILREEHIEQLAKRNTVRLTMSPPLLVAEVVSPGELQRNRDYIAKRVQYQDCGIPEYWIIDPEAQTVLILELSEGNYQEKGNFSGRSQLLSSQFPKLNFTVGQIFNN; from the coding sequence ATGATTCAGGTCAAGCCAAGGTTTCAAAGCTTTGAAGAATATTTAGTCTATGACGATGGCACGGATAAGCTATACGAACTATTCAATGGAGAATTAATCGAAGTGCCTCCAGAATCGGGAATAAATGTCCAAATTGCCAATCGTCTTTTTCTAATGTTTGCTCTTTTACTTGGCACAGATAGAGTAAGAGGGCATGGATTAGAAGTAGAAGTAAATGGCGAACCGAGAAACCGCTATCCCGATTTGACGATCTTGCGGGAAGAACATATCGAACAATTGGCAAAGCGTAATACGGTTCGTTTAACTATGTCTCCTCCTTTACTGGTAGCGGAAGTAGTCAGTCCTGGAGAATTACAGCGCAATCGTGATTACATTGCTAAACGAGTACAATACCAAGACTGTGGTATTCCTGAATATTGGATTATCGATCCTGAAGCTCAAACAGTATTAATTTTGGAATTATCTGAAGGGAACTATCAGGAGAAGGGTAATTTTTCTGGTCGATCGCAACTGCTTTCGTCACAGTTTCCCAAACTCAATTTTACAGTAGGGCAAATTTTTAATAACTAG
- a CDS encoding SRPBCC domain-containing protein translates to MEIFSIEKTLLINAPTNEVFDALTNSNKIVQYYPLEEVISDWQVDSEIICKGNVDGNSFSDYGKIDVLLPNEKFQYTYWSTNHGTERTSQNYVTICYSLSEQDNGTTLTLEQKNIQSEPIYLQMLQVWDFLLSNLKNFVEKNRSSTV, encoded by the coding sequence ATGGAAATTTTCTCAATCGAGAAAACACTGCTTATCAATGCACCTACTAATGAAGTGTTTGATGCTTTAACTAATTCCAATAAAATTGTTCAATATTACCCCTTAGAAGAAGTTATTTCAGACTGGCAAGTAGATAGCGAAATAATTTGCAAAGGAAACGTTGACGGCAATAGCTTTAGTGATTACGGCAAAATTGATGTTTTATTACCTAATGAAAAATTTCAATATACATATTGGAGTACTAATCATGGGACAGAACGAACCTCTCAAAATTACGTCACAATTTGCTATAGCCTGTCTGAACAAGACAATGGCACTACTTTAACATTAGAACAAAAAAATATTCAATCCGAACCAATATATCTTCAAATGTTGCAGGTATGGGATTTTTTACTATCAAATCTCAAGAATTTTGTTGAAAAAAACCGTTCCTCGACTGTTTAG